A stretch of uncultured Methanobrevibacter sp. DNA encodes these proteins:
- a CDS encoding O-acetylhomoserine aminocarboxypropyltransferase/cysteine synthase family protein, with translation MAYEIKNKKNISTIGVHAGQEEVDETGSRVTPIYQTTSYVFESSEQAANRFALKEGGNIYTRLTNPTTEAFEKRMAAIEGGTAAYATASGMSAIFYAIINLTQVGDNIVSADNLYGGTYELFENTLEELGRTVTFVDSQSPELFEEAINDKTKAIYVESIGNPKLDIPDFDRLAEIAHSHNIPLIADNTVGIGSVRPFDHGADIIASSATKYIGGHGTTLGGIVIEKGDFDWMNGKFPTLSEPDATYNGLIFAETFKGAAFTTRIRAVVGRDTGAVPSPFNSFLLMQGLETLGLRIERHASNAMAVAKHLEAHPKVAWVTYSGLESSPNHEVAKKYAEKGYGGIVSFGLKAGYDGALKFIENVELISFLANIGDAKSLVTHPASTTHSQLSEEQQLSTGVTPDLIRFSVGIEDIEDILADVDQALDKI, from the coding sequence ATGGCGTATGAAATTAAAAACAAAAAAAATATATCAACAATTGGTGTTCATGCAGGTCAGGAAGAAGTTGACGAGACCGGTTCAAGAGTAACACCTATCTATCAGACAACATCTTATGTATTCGAATCATCCGAACAGGCTGCAAACAGATTTGCACTTAAGGAAGGGGGAAACATTTACACAAGATTAACAAACCCTACTACAGAAGCTTTTGAAAAAAGAATGGCAGCTATTGAGGGAGGAACTGCTGCTTATGCAACAGCTTCAGGAATGTCAGCAATATTTTATGCAATAATCAACCTGACTCAAGTGGGAGATAATATTGTTTCTGCTGATAACCTTTATGGTGGAACATACGAATTATTTGAAAATACTTTAGAGGAATTAGGTCGTACAGTAACATTTGTTGACTCACAATCACCTGAACTGTTTGAAGAAGCTATAAATGATAAAACTAAAGCGATTTATGTCGAATCAATTGGAAATCCGAAACTGGATATTCCTGACTTTGACAGACTTGCTGAAATTGCACATTCACACAATATTCCTTTGATAGCAGATAATACTGTAGGTATTGGTTCTGTAAGACCGTTTGACCATGGTGCAGATATTATTGCTTCATCTGCAACCAAATACATTGGAGGTCATGGAACTACTCTTGGCGGAATTGTCATTGAAAAAGGTGACTTTGACTGGATGAACGGCAAGTTCCCTACATTATCAGAACCTGATGCAACATATAATGGACTGATATTTGCTGAAACTTTTAAAGGCGCTGCATTTACAACAAGAATTAGGGCTGTTGTCGGAAGGGACACAGGTGCTGTTCCATCTCCTTTCAATTCATTTTTACTTATGCAGGGTCTTGAAACATTAGGCTTAAGGATAGAAAGGCACGCTTCAAATGCAATGGCTGTTGCAAAACATCTTGAAGCTCATCCTAAAGTGGCTTGGGTAACCTATTCCGGTCTTGAATCTTCCCCTAACCATGAAGTTGCTAAAAAATATGCGGAAAAAGGTTACGGTGGAATTGTTTCATTCGGTCTTAAGGCAGGTTATGACGGTGCTTTAAAATTCATTGAAAATGTTGAGCTGATTTCATTTTTAGCCAACATCGGTGATGCAAAATCATTAGTTACCCATCCTGCATCCACAACCCATTCTCAATTGTCCGAAGAACAGCAATTGTCTACTGGCGTAACTCCGGATTTAATCAGGTTCTCTGTCGGTATTGAGGATATTGAGGATATTTTGGCTGACGTTGATCAGGCATTGGATAAAATTTAA
- a CDS encoding aldo/keto reductase, whose amino-acid sequence MEYRKLGSTGIEVSEIAFGAEFLVERPYEDTEELIKACEENGINLVDCWMSEPDVRSHLGRAIKGNRENWVIQGHIGSTWQNEQYVRTRDMDKVIPAFEDFMERFQIDVLDFGMIHYVDQLDDYNEIMNGPFIEYVRKLKAEGTIEHIGLSTHNPDIGLLAAQNPEIELLMFSINPAYDMFGAMEDIEEYRKEDAYSNDLSGINPQRAELYELCEKNGTALTVMKGFAGGNLLSDETSPFGVGLTPVQCIHYALEQKGVSSIFVGVKTPEELEESLKYCTATDAEKDYSEVLKNAPKHSFEGQCTYCGHCQPCTSGIDIAMVNKLFDLAKNRDEVPASVQEHYNNLKYNATECIACGDCEPRCPFNVHIVDVMLDAQDLFGF is encoded by the coding sequence ATGGAATATAGAAAGTTAGGTAGTACTGGTATTGAAGTGTCTGAAATTGCATTTGGTGCAGAATTTCTTGTTGAAAGGCCTTATGAAGATACAGAAGAGCTAATTAAAGCTTGTGAAGAGAATGGGATTAATCTTGTTGACTGCTGGATGAGTGAACCTGATGTGCGCTCACATTTGGGCCGTGCAATCAAGGGCAATCGTGAAAACTGGGTTATTCAGGGACATATAGGATCAACCTGGCAAAACGAACAGTATGTAAGAACAAGGGATATGGATAAGGTAATTCCTGCTTTTGAAGATTTTATGGAACGTTTTCAAATTGATGTCCTTGACTTTGGAATGATTCACTATGTAGACCAGCTGGATGATTATAATGAAATAATGAACGGTCCATTTATCGAATATGTTCGCAAACTGAAAGCTGAAGGAACAATAGAACATATAGGATTAAGTACCCACAACCCTGACATTGGTCTTTTGGCAGCACAAAATCCTGAAATTGAGCTTCTGATGTTTTCTATAAATCCTGCCTATGACATGTTTGGAGCAATGGAGGATATTGAAGAATACAGAAAGGAAGATGCATACTCCAATGATTTGTCAGGAATCAATCCTCAAAGAGCAGAACTCTATGAATTATGTGAGAAAAACGGGACTGCATTAACAGTAATGAAAGGTTTTGCAGGAGGAAATTTGCTTTCAGATGAAACATCTCCATTCGGAGTTGGTCTGACACCTGTCCAGTGTATCCATTATGCCTTAGAACAAAAAGGTGTTTCAAGTATTTTTGTAGGTGTAAAAACACCTGAAGAGCTAGAAGAATCATTAAAATATTGCACTGCAACAGATGCAGAAAAAGATTATTCTGAAGTTTTAAAGAACGCTCCAAAACATTCTTTTGAAGGCCAATGCACCTACTGCGGTCATTGCCAGCCTTGTACTTCAGGAATAGATATAGCTATGGTAAACAAACTGTTTGACCTTGCAAAAAACCGTGATGAAGTTCCGGCAAGTGTTCAGGAGCATTATAATAACTTAAAATACAATGCAACAGAATGCATTGCATGTGGGGACTGTGAGCCAAGATGCCCGTTCAATGTTCACATTGTTGATGTAATGTTGGATGCACAGGATCTGTTCGGATTTTAA